A stretch of DNA from Triticum dicoccoides isolate Atlit2015 ecotype Zavitan chromosome 2A, WEW_v2.0, whole genome shotgun sequence:
cacatctctctattagctacctatatcaacctaaattaacccccaaaacccctaaaccacctcctttaaaaaaacagcccctgaaatgctgacgcgtggaagcttattggtcccggttggtgctaccaaccgggaccaaaggccctcgtgcctgggctcgccggagcggccacgtggaggcccatctgtcccggttagtataagaaccgggactaaaggcctaggtATTAGTAActaccatttagtcccggttccccaaccgggacagatgggccttatgaaccgggacaaatggccctttttctactagtggttgctTGACGGTTGAGGCGCATGTTGGGGGGAGGGGGGGCTAGTGGTGTTCCTGACCGAAGAACATAGaggttgtttggtttgtgactaactttgccaaagatcgccacacctaaggttaggcaagtttgaccaacttagatgagtgtttggttcaagccacaccttaggcaagccacacttgtgccccacatggcatacacacaaaaagtgtggcaagattcccttaggcttgccaacttgtggctcttaggggctgtttggattgtgactatgtttgccatacattgccacattatttttgccacacttgccttacttgagttgctcaaattgttagccacactttggcttgcctaagggaatcttgccacactttttgtgtctatgacatgtaggGTTCACTGCTCATTAAAAAAAaaattgccttaggtgtggctagaaccaaacacacacctaacttagtcaaacttgcctaaggtgaggtgtggcaaagtgtggcaaggtgtggctagaaaccaaacagccccttattTTGATGAACCAACCTTAGACaagtttggcaaaaatgtgtggcaaagtatggCAATACTAATCCTATAACCAAACAGCCCCGTAGAGCGGCAAACTTTTGGCGGATTGAATATGTTGTGTCACATCCTTTCAAACAATAGGGCATGCACGGAGAGGAATGAAAATCACTTGGTACTATAGTACGAATTTAAACGTTTTCATTTGCCATTTGATTACTATTACAAGGAAGAAAATAAGTCAGCCGTAGGTGCAAGTACGGTGGCTAGTACTGGGTACTTTATTCCGAGAAGAGTATGGACGATGCCCGCACATGACCTACGCACGCGAGGACGGCGACCAAGACCATGTGTCCATGTCAGTTTCTCATACGCCGCTGGCTCGGAAGAGCCTCATGAACCCAAAGGTGACGGACATGGCGGCCAGTCCGCCAACCACCACCCGCGCGCACGACCTCGCCACGGGGGCCCGCCCCAGCACGGCGCCCACGCATCCGAACGCGGCCAGCGCCAACGTCGCCACGACGACCACCACCGCCACCCGCAGGTTGTAGCCCACGATGAACCCGGCGGCCAGCAGCGGTAGGAGCGCCCCGACGGAGAAAGCCAGCGCTGAGGCCGCGGCGGCCTGTGCCGGGCATGGCAGTGCCTTCTCCTCGTCGCCGCCACGCTTGCCGGCCTGGTCCAGCTCCACGATCTCCACGTCGCGCTGGGAGCAGACGGACACGTACTCTCCGATGACCATGCTGCAGGCCCCGGCCAGTAGTCCCGCGAACCCGGACACGACCATTGCCCGCGCGTCGGGCTTGACGGCGCTGACGCCGAGCATGAGGGAGGCCGTGGAGACAAGCCCGTCGTTGGCGCCCAGCACCGCCGCGCGCAGCCAGTTGGCGCGCCCGGCAAAGTCGATGGACGACTCGGAGTTGTCGACGTAGCCGCACATCACGGCCGGGTTCTCGGCGTCGACCACGGCGGCCAGCTTGGCGTTGTTCACGGCCATGGCGACTGGGAGCTAGCGAGATGGATGGAGATGGTTGGGTTCGGGGTGTTA
This window harbors:
- the LOC119351907 gene encoding vacuolar iron transporter homolog 5-like; the encoded protein is MAVNNAKLAAVVDAENPAVMCGYVDNSESSIDFAGRANWLRAAVLGANDGLVSTASLMLGVSAVKPDARAMVVSGFAGLLAGACSMVIGEYVSVCSQRDVEIVELDQAGKRGGDEEKALPCPAQAAAASALAFSVGALLPLLAAGFIVGYNLRVAVVVVVATLALAAFGCVGAVLGRAPVARSCARVVVGGLAAMSVTFGFMRLFRASGV